GCAGCCATTGGAGGTGAAGCGAGCTTGTCTGTTGGCTCATTGTCAAGCCATTACCTTCTACCTCCTTATGAGAGCAGAGGGACTGTCTGTGCAGGATCATCCTGTAATTGCTCGGCTGGTAGAGACCAAGAATATGGTACAAAAGCTGGCAAATATAAATATTCTGAGCCAAGACGGGGACACTGAAGACCATTTTATGCATGATAGCAGCACCCTTGATGAGGTGAATAAGGCAGTCGCTCTAGAGAATGAGGGAAGAACTCGCAATTTACTAGCTCTGGACAAGGTTAAACAGGGTGCTGAAGTAGCCGAATTGAAAAAGAATAAGCCTTCTAAGGGGCACCATGAAATTGCAAGCAAGGATGAGTATATGGGCTTGCAAAGCAAGGAAATGTTGAAAAGAAGAGCAATCCTTGAGGaggggttgaagcaaaaaggtctgtGTAAGTCAAAGCCAAAGTTGTCAAAAACCATGGCAACCAATAGTAGGAAAAACCTGCAGACATTGGATGACTTTGATGATGAAGTGCAGAAAAATAGTCAAGTCGTCAAACCTACAAAGCTCCTGGTTAATGCAGCTGGCTCAGTTAGAAACAAGGTATGGGATAGTTTCATGCAGGTTTCTTATCGTTGTTGGTTTACCTTCATATCTAGCTATTTTTAACTTGTGCAAAATCTAAATATCTTGTGATAATGATCTGTACCTATTTGGCTCAAGTGTTTTATGCATGTGGTGAAAAATTCCAAGTTTGTAACTGAAAAACTACACGAACAAATATACATACTGTCATGTAGGGCCAAAATTTCAATGCCATATGTTTCTTACTGTGGATTCTTGATAGTATTCAGCTGAAACATCCTGGTTTCTTACATTTCTAGTTTTCTACCTTATTCTATGATTTTCAACATTCCACATTCCTTTTGTTGCCAGTATGCCTAGTATTAGGCGAGTTTGTAATATAATCGTATTGATAGAAACCTTAATTGAAACTGCATCCTTATACCCAGCTATGTTGAGATATATCAACCAGCACATACTATACATGATTTGAAACATCATTATATCCAAAAATGTTTGTGAAATTTGAGGATTATTAGGTGATTTTGGAGCTCTGCTGTCATGGTTTACATATCGATCCTGAGGTTTCTCGATATGTCTAGAGTTCAATAGGACTTTGCTTGCATTGCAAAAGTGAATTGGAATTTTGATAATACTTTGACATGGCATTTTGTTGCTAGCTGTGAATATGAGAAGAATAACCATTGTTAGTAACATAGCAATGATGAATTGTGCTACACTCAGGGACACTAGCTACACTTGCCTTCCAGCTTTAAAAACTCTGGCATCACATTGGCACactcctatcatatttgctttgataACATGCACTAGTCAACAATGCTGGTCAATTTGTTTTGTCAAAAATGTTGCGTCATGCTTGAATCTTGCTGCTTTGTTAGTGTTTGTAATCTTAACATTATGCTGTTCCAGAACAGCCTTTGTGCTATTATGTGTCATGTTAACAGAATATATCTGCCATCAAGTGCATATAATTGTTTTTCTTAGCGAGGCAAACCTCGTTACTCTTGTCCTATCAAAGATATCGTCTGAAATACTCGATGAATTTATAATTGCTGATTATTGCTCATCTACAAAACTAAATCCATACTTTTAACATGTGCTTGTGCTTTGTGTATCGGTTGTTGCAATGGCTGTATCTATTCCTAACCCTTTTTTCTCTTCTGGCCATCATTTCAGCTTGTTTCTGGTGATGATGACATTCCAAAGCGAGATGAGATTGGTGAAAGACGCCGAAAGCATGAACTACGTGTTCTTGCTCGTATAGGAACCAATTCACGTGAAGATGATGAGTTGCCAGAAGATGGTGATCATACTGAAGAGAAGCTCAGCCAATCCAGCGAGGAAGATGGCGATGATCATGAATCTTCAGGGTCTGAAGATGAATTCTACAAAGATATCAAGAGGCAGAGGACCGAAAAGCGCCTGGGCAAAGAACAGAGCACCCCTGCTACTGAGCTGGAGGAAGAAAGCGAAGGAGATGGCAAGAGGAAGATTTCGCGGCAGATCGAGAAGAACCGAGGGCTGACACGCTCCAGAAACAAGAATCTCAAGAATCCACGGAAGAAATACAGGATTAAGAGTGATAAACAGAGTAAAAGGAGGCAAGGTCAAGTGCGCAGCGCGAAGAAGCCCTCGGGTCCCTACGGAGGTGAACTGTCTGGCATCAATGCAAACGTCAGCCGTAGTGTCAGGTTCAAGAGTTGATAGCATCGGCCTTATCGTGAATGTACGCAAATTTTGTTTGGTTTGGTTTAGTTCGTGTGGGGCATGAAATTTTCGTTTGATGGTCATTTGTGTTCGTAGTAGTAAACAGTTTCGGTGGAAAGAAAACAGCATGTTTGCATTATTTAAGATTATAAAATTACAACCACTCTGGTGGTTGCTCTATCTGCCTGCAGATGTTGGATGTGTTTGATGGGAATTAGAAGCAGAAAGATGCTTCTATTACATAATGTTGCTGTGCTCAAAACAGTCAGGACTCAATATATGGAATTCAAAGGGATTCCATATGATTTTGGAGCAGTTGGATCCTTAGGAATTTTGATTCGCTGGACTGGAATCCTTAGGTACAAATGCCCTAAGCGGCACCGATCAAAAGGCACTTGAAGGCTCTACATCGAACGATGGAAGCGGCACCGCTTTCCCAGGGCACAGCACCACACGTCGACGAAGGAGGACGCGCAgcccaaaaaagaaaagaggcccgaACACGTGGACAGCCACAGTATAACGCCTAGAAGAGTAAGTCAACGGGCCAGGCTGGCCCACGCGCGCTCAATATTATCGCTAGCTGCACCAACAGAGTAGATACGCACGTTGAGAAAATTTTCATCGACAACGTAGGGCCACCAGGTAAATTTACACGCCAGTATCCCAAATTAATACACGCGTCACCAACCAACATGCTGAGAAGTTGATTTCACCCAAGTGGGTAAACGTGAGCGCAAAAACATCCCCGGATATAGGGGCTTGGGTATTTTTCATGGAATTCATTTGCACTCTATTTTGAAAGAAAATTTCTATCCACTCAAACCTTTTGATAGAATTTCTTTGTTTTTCTTGTACTATCAAACACTCGTCCATTCATGTATTCGCCGGAGTAGTAAATTTCATAATCCTATACAGGATACAAGGgatcctgcaaatcaaagaggaCCTCGAACTAATAAGTAGGAGAATAATTATATATGTCAACGTAAGACAGAAAACCTGAAATCAACATTGTCACTCAAGACTGCCATGGAAGCATGGACATTGTCATTCTAGTTGGAATATTTGGAATCAGAGAAATGGGAAACATTTCAAAAAATGAAGTGCCTGCAGTCAACACATGGAAATACCTTCTCAAGCAATACCTTATTCTCCTTGGTCAGAGAGTCAAACACAAGAATCGCAGACACCTTGGAGAGTTGGATTAACACTCGTCTAGGATGATCGCGTTGTAGTTTCGCCTTACAAACTCTGAACCTCCTGTTTCCTAGAACAGGCATTGGATGATCtcctttcctttttatttcttcgtcttgtttttctttttgttcCTCCCCCTGCATGTACATACTTACTCTTTTAATCTATAGAAAATACCATAGAACCACTGTTCTACGGTCCTTGCCTCCTTGGCGTCAACCCTCCCCCTTCCCCCCACCCGAACCAGAAGCTGGTTGTTTGTTTACCCTGTTGTTGGACAGCTGTAGGAGCTGTGGGTATTATGAAATGTCAATAAAGTCCATGAGTGCCGAGTATGATGTTTATATGCATATTAAAGTGCAAGTTGGCTGTTTTGACTCGATAAAGTGAGAATCAGCAATTTTTTAACCATATATGAAATATTTTCTAGAAATGTAATGATTGTAGAAACATATTATCCGAAATATGCATATGAAACATAACATCCAAAATAAGCACGGACCATCATAATCTTGCATACTAAACATATGATCCAAAATAAGTGTGGCAGCTCGGGACTCACCAAATTGGCAGCTTCAGGCTGGATATGCATGCTAGTTCATTTCCAGGAAGCGATTCTAGCCAGCTAAGGTAAGAATCTGCGAGTTAATTTTAGATTCTGATTTTGTGAGGCCTAGAATCTGAGAATCACTAGCTGTGGCTCAGACAAAGGTCACCTAAGTGCTGTACACCTAAAAAAGTAAGTGTTGTAGATTGGTGTGGAGAAGCTTTTAAACAATTCAAAATGAGCTTGTCAAGTACGTACATTACAAAAGATCACTATTATAGTAAACATCATTGACAGTGTGATCCCTCGGTGACTTGATCTCTGGATAACCCCGGTTTGACAGCCTGAACTTGTGGCTCTAAACCTGCCACCTGCGATAAATTTATCGTATCCGTACTATGATTGAATCATCGTCATGCAAAGAATTTCCTGCCATTCAAACTCTCATCTTGATAGGTCAGTGTATTAGTCATAAACTAGGAGCACATCAATCATGCATTAGTTTTCTAGGAGTTCCCTACTACTAATTTGCTACTTGGGCACAGCTTGTTAATGACTGGAAGATAAGCCTATCACAATTAGTCATTGTACTCATTGGCTGACAAGGATACTATGAATGCTGACAAAACACTTTCAGAAAAAAAGAACAATTCACAAGAGCTTGTCAAGTACAGAACAAAATATCACTATTAAAGTAAACATCAACGACAGCTTAATTCCTTGGTGACTTGATCTCTGACAGCCCGAACTTGTGGCTCTAAACCCGCCATCCGCGATAAATAAATTTACTACATCCATACTATGATTGAATCATCGTCATGTGAAGAATTTCCTCCCATTAAAACTCTCCTCTTGACACCTCTCAGTGTCATAAATAAACTAGGAACTCATCATCACGCATTAGGTTCCTAAGAGTTCTAGTACTAATTTGCTAGTCAGGCACAACTTGTTATTGACTGAAAGATAAGCCTATCGCAATTAGTGATTCCAGGATTTTGTCATTGTACTCATTGGCTGGCCTGGATACTAAGAATCCTGACAAAACAAACTCTTTCAGAAGGAAATAAAAATAACAATGTTTCTTTCATGGGGACCTCATCTTGGCAGTTTATTTGGAGCATACCTGGGCCTGTAGCGTCCAGTTGGTTTTCCTGAATATATTGGTCACCTGGCCTTTCAAGATGCAGAAAGATTCAGCTCAGGAGCTAGGTGTCTCTTGTCTCTTGGCCACAGCAGAAGGCAAAAACCACTGATGTGATGAATCTCTTTTCTAACTCTGTACAGTTCTACCTTTATCATCCATTGACAATATAAAATCATGCAGTTGGAAGACAATCTGTGTACAGGGACATACTTGTAGACCACCTGTACGAAGAGGTGTTTCTGAATTTCACTTCCCATATTTTACACATCATAGGTGACCATGCTACTTTTGAGCATCATTGGCAGTGAAGACATTACTCTTAACATCATTGGAAATCAATGTAGTTGGGCTCCACTATGCGGAGAACAATGGAACAGAGTTCAACAGTTCATGCAAAAAATTGCATGTAATTTATCAAATCTACAGGTTCCCTCAGAAGAATGGTAACAATGGCAACTTCATTTTTATTCGGATCCTCGAGTTTAGGTTCAAACCAAACATATTTAACTCAACTCAATGTACATTATTCTAGAGCAAGCTTTCTGCAGCAATGCTTTTTTTTCTGTCTGGGGTGGGCACATATATTTCGCGCCAAAAAAAGAACATACATATATTGCAAGTGGCTCAATTCGACATTGAGCCAGCTTATGTACACAAGACCTGACAATTTCAACCATCTAATTCTTCCATGTGACAGGTCTCAATGCTGAGTTGCTGACCAAAGAAATCATCTTTCTTCACAGCATCCCAGCAAACCATCTTCCTTCAAAGCCACTGAATTTTGTAATATGAAACTGCGTTTCCTGCATCAGTGACGCTCTTCCTTTGAACTTTGAAGCCTGAATTTCAGGCCACCTCTTTCCTACGGAAGATGTTCATTGCATCACTGTATAGGGCAACAGAGTTTGAGACAACAGCAAGCACGATCATGGTTACAGCCAATATCTTGTCACGCTTGGTTGCGATTCCATAAGGATCCCTTGGAAAAAAAGAACGAGTTTATGTGTTAATACGGGAGTGCTTAGCAAATAGGGAATATATAGCCAATCAGAAGCATTATTTAGGTACCTTAATATGACCATGGCAGGAAAGATAAAACCAATCAAAACGGCAGCTGTGGCGCCAGTAAACTGGAATGCATCCCAAATGCTTGGTATGAAGATGGCAGCAGTATAAATAACcacgaggagtgagatggttatgaTTGTAAATCTCTTATTGTCATAAGAAATGTGCCTTGACGTGGGAAAGAGTAGACCATCCAAGTTGAGCCTAAGGGCAAAGAAGACGATGGGGAAGACAAGCATAACGTGCGCAGCATAGCTCACTCTGACTACGTCATTGAAGACAGAGCTGAAAGGAATGCCAAGATTTGAATCAAAGTTGGCGAGCACATCATCCAGTGTACCATCTCCAAAGAGAAGATAAGCAAAGAAACTTGTGGCAATGTAAACACTGGAGCAAAGGGCCAGTGATGTTCGCACAATTGGTTTGGTTTGTGTTTTATCCTCAAGCTCATTGTCAATGCTGTGAACTGTGGAATCATGAAAAACATTCATTTAGAATCGACATAACTGAATAATGGCAAGAATAGCTGGGCACTGAAATTGCATACCATTATAGTGGCAGATATATGCAGTGACAAGGACAGGGACAGCTGTAAAAAGCTTCCAGACAGAACTAAGATCATCTATTTCTGGAAAAAGCTTGGGCATTGCTACAGTTCCATTGATGACTTTGATTATGGCAATCCCAGCAGTAATAACAACAAAAACCACAGCGAGAGCAACTGATAGGGCAGATGTGTAGCTCAGTGAATCTGTAGGAAATGACAAGATTCAAGATTAATATCATGCAGCAACCATGGTGAAAAGTAGTTATTTCATAGTTTGCACAGATGAACACGTACCCAATCGTTTAAAGCTCACCAATGGAGCAAACACGAAAAGAGTTGTCACAAGAAGAACAATGGCACGAGAATTCCACAAATGTGCTCCAAACCAGCCCTCCAATATGCCACGATGATGAACACCGCCTGACGATGTTCCAGATAATACATCACCTATCAAAATTTCAATAACCACCGTCAATCGCAGTTCATGCAAATAGAACTGTTCATTTTAAGTATTAAGGTACAAGATGTTACTTGAAGATAAGAAGCTGACTTCTAACTAACTCAAGTTCAACCTGGTATATTATGTTTTTACTAAATTGCTCAAAATGACGACTTATTTCTTCAGAGAGGGAGCTAGGGTTCCATTTGCCATTTGATAGTATGAAACTTGATAAAGTACTTATCAGGAGCTCATGGATGAGAATTGTCTTGAAAGTAATGTACTGAAGAAACCCAAGTTCAATCAGCTAAGCAATAAACTTATATGCTCTaagtaaaaaaatcaaaaacatcTTGGAATTATTCGTGACTCGTCTTAAAACACAGGCCCTGAAGTGTGCCATTAGTGGAATAGAAGGATTAAAAGATACTCTGGTGGAGCATTGGATTATCCATAACAAGCCCGCTTGGTGAATTTAAGTTGCATCACAAAATGTTCGAAAGTAACACATAGAACAGGAAGGAGAAGTATTGAGCTTAGATGAAGTACCAATTATAATCATGTAAACAATCATCACACCGATGTTGTTTATAACCACAGAGGCCTGCAGCGCAATCCTCCCCCATTGTCCATATGCCTCACCCATCAGCCACCCATACGACGTGATCTTTCCTTGGTGGCTGCACCTGATAAGCATGTCTATGGATGCCTCTGTGAGCAGTGCCACAAAGATGATCATCAGAAGGCCAGGGATGAGGCCCAGCATCTTGATGCTGGCTGGCAAGGCCATGATTCCAGCACCAACGATGGTGGTCGAGAGATTGAAAACTGCGCCGGAGAACGAAGCTCCATTAAACTCATGGAACCCCTCCTCCTCCACCTTGACCGGAAGAAGCGGCGTAGTCTCATCTCGTATTTCATTGCGCGCCGTCTGCTGGTTCGTGTCTGCTGATCCATTCCCGACACCCATTTTTCTCTTTCACTCTCCTGAAAGGAAAGGATTTGAGTCAATGATATAGCGCAATAGGCTATTTGATTTGACCAAAACCAGTAGCTTTGTGTTTTCTCTCGATACTTCTTATGGTGAGATCCAGTTTGTTATAAAATTTAGACACACTTAATTTGATCTCCATCTCTTGTGTATTTAATTTAATCTTCAAATAAATGAAGGATGCCTTGTTTAATGCAAATTCCGAAACAAGACAATTTTGATAGCTAGCATTCAGAAGACAAAAGTCATAGTAGTTCAGAGTATACAGACCAAAGCATCCTACAGGGCTACAGCAACATACAATTACGGAACCAAAGGGCCAGGTGATGAACTTAAGGACCATGATTCACTAATAAGTAACAATATAAAGTTCAATCCAATGGTATCCTGCAGATGAGGCAAATCACATGGCGAAATGACATCCAAACTATATGACCCAAGCACAACAAAGTCAGCTAAACCTTTTTTGTTTCCAACACAATCCGGCCCGACAGACAAACACAACATTCGATTAAAAGTTCCTACATAATCAAAGAAATGCAGTACATGCCCAACTAGCTCAGACATCCATCAACTGCCGTAAAAGCAACATTCTTTTCCACCGCAGCTCACCCCCactgaagccatcatcatcacacaTCCACAACAAGAACAGATGCAGTTTTCTCCATACCAGGCAAGAATCCTGACCAAGAACTGACGGCAAGGGAAAAGGGAGAAAAGGGCGTTACCTTTCCAACCGAAGTCTCTCCGGGATCCGGAAGCCAGAAGAGCAGCAGACGCGACCAGAGCCAGACAAAAGCAGAGAAGAACTTGTGGACTGCGGAGGGAGGAGGGCCGCCTCTCTCTGAGCCACCAGGCAGTCCAGCCAGCCTCGTTTTATAGCGACGAGGAGACGCGGAGCTGCCTCCAGTTAAGGCCAATCAATCAGCGCATCCATCCAAACCTCTCGCTGTCACCCGCTACAGGTCCCCTCCCTCGCCCGCCCACGAGTGGATGGATCCCGTCGACGTCGGCGGGAATAATAAATCCGATCCGGGATCCCGTCCCTGTCTCGTGCTCCTCGGAATCTTGCGGGCGGGCCGGCGAGGTGGTGCCGGGCGATTGGATTTGCGGGGAGTTTCGCCCGTGCCGGTCGCTCGTGTCTGGCGTGCGGGGTTCCTCCTGCCGGCCCCGCCGATGGGAATGGCGGGTGGAAGACGGCCGGCGGTGTGGCCGCTGCCCGGAGCCTCGCAtttccggtggcaacaggcgcgacaGCGCCAGCCGAACCAACAGCGTCTTTGTTTAGTAAATGAATAAAAGGTGATGTATTTAGATATATTTTATTTCTAGATACATTcttttttgttcattttgatgacaagtattttcggacggaaggaGTACAACACACGTGTTCTCTGCTAAAAAGACGACCAAGAGTATGGCTACGTATTGTCAACGTGAAAACGTATTCTGGAGAGGGCGAAAGCGCATTGGAAACGTATTATGGGGTGACGGCGTgagggacggacggacggacggagtgGGTGGGTGGCCCGGCCCAGTTGCCCACCTACCAGAGACGGAGACGCGACGCCTCCACACGACGCGTCCCGAGCCGGACCACCCCACCCCACCGCACCCGCACCTCAATTCCCCtcccgaccccctcctcctccgccgccgccgccatggcgggGCTCGCCGACGAGTTCTTCC
This portion of the Triticum dicoccoides isolate Atlit2015 ecotype Zavitan chromosome 7A, WEW_v2.0, whole genome shotgun sequence genome encodes:
- the LOC119328887 gene encoding something about silencing protein 10-like; translated protein: MGKRPRSTRPPPAAGLHKSKRASEAAAAAAISDSDDDEIDAFHKQRDVIPLDVDDSRDSEEDALVMPIYDVEGVSDDESDDSEGGEDGDESEDGSEGAKDGDAHSGDVEVWDKSYTAKIKRAQKAAKEAAGDDGSAEEDEEPEDDPKNWGTGKKTYYDDHEQDADDVEFDELRRLQADNKLSMKDFGLEDDESDEEGNKPSKASDYQVKLGDEASPLESYTKLREDFAVLSRDEKMDVVYSSAPELVGLLADLNEAHEQLKAIGPVTPELAVGQGKNKGKMQPLEVKRACLLAHCQAITFYLLMRAEGLSVQDHPVIARLVETKNMVQKLANINILSQDGDTEDHFMHDSSTLDEVNKAVALENEGRTRNLLALDKVKQGAEVAELKKNKPSKGHHEIASKDEYMGLQSKEMLKRRAILEEGLKQKGLCKSKPKLSKTMATNSRKNLQTLDDFDDEVQKNSQVVKPTKLLVNAAGSVRNKLVSGDDDIPKRDEIGERRRKHELRVLARIGTNSREDDELPEDGDHTEEKLSQSSEEDGDDHESSGSEDEFYKDIKRQRTEKRLGKEQSTPATELEEESEGDGKRKISRQIEKNRGLTRSRNKNLKNPRKKYRIKSDKQSKRRQGQVRSAKKPSGPYGGELSGINANVSRSVRFKS
- the LOC119330100 gene encoding amino acid transporter AVT6A-like; the protein is MGVGNGSADTNQQTARNEIRDETTPLLPVKVEEEGFHEFNGASFSGAVFNLSTTIVGAGIMALPASIKMLGLIPGLLMIIFVALLTEASIDMLIRCSHQGKITSYGWLMGEAYGQWGRIALQASVVINNIGVMIVYMIIIGDVLSGTSSGGVHHRGILEGWFGAHLWNSRAIVLLVTTLFVFAPLVSFKRLDSLSYTSALSVALAVVFVVITAGIAIIKVINGTVAMPKLFPEIDDLSSVWKLFTAVPVLVTAYICHYNVHSIDNELEDKTQTKPIVRTSLALCSSVYIATSFFAYLLFGDGTLDDVLANFDSNLGIPFSSVFNDVVRVSYAAHVMLVFPIVFFALRLNLDGLLFPTSRHISYDNKRFTIITISLLVVIYTAAIFIPSIWDAFQFTGATAAVLIGFIFPAMVILRDPYGIATKRDKILAVTMIVLAVVSNSVALYSDAMNIFRRKEVA